The stretch of DNA ACATCTATAGGATAATTAATCGAAAACAGATTATCACTAATGTCCTCAACTAAAGAATTATAGGAGTCTCGAACTCGAATCAATACGGTTGAAGATTGAAGGTTGGGCACTGTCCACATAAAGGTATTATTATTGGTTAAATAATAACTTGTTGCAGAAGCCCAAATAGTTCCTCCATCCAAAGAATAGTCAATGGTATAATAACCAGAAGTGCTTCCCCCTGAAACAGACCAAGTAATTGGGTATTGTTGACAGGAATAAAGTGTTTCACCTCCATTGGGCGCAATAACGGTTATGGTCTGTGCCTGCATAGAAACGATCGTCCAACTTAGCAAGAACATCAAAGGTATTTTTTCAAAAAAAGTATAAAATCTTTGCATATACGATAGGGTTGTATCAATAAAATAATGGTTAATTTATTTGTTTCTTTTGTAAGAATAGAAAGACCTCTCCCCAATCGAATAATTTTGTTTTATTCTCTGCATTTAGGAGTCAGATAAGGTCTGCTATGTTCAGGTAGGTCAAATTGATTTTAGGCATAGGTTTCCCTATTGTCTACAATTTGTTTGCTTTAGAAATGGTCTTTTAGTCTCATGGTTTTTATAAATTGGTTTACGGTTTAATTTAGCCTTCCAAGATAACTTTTTTATTTTATTTTTAACAATGATTATCAACAAAATAAGTTTTAAGTAGTTTGCCTCCTATATCAATTAGAATATATAAGATTGACCTGACTACCTAAAACTTATTTAAGTTATACGCCTAATATGTACTTACACTACTCCGTTAGAAACCACGTAGTAGCAGCGTAGCTAATCATATTCGATTATTACATGAGTGCTACGCAGTTGATTATCAAATACAATTAATAATTGCAATTTAAGTACTATTTCTGCATCGTTACTTACCACCACCCCTTCACGTTGTAACTGACATTTTTAGGTTGATTGTTGCCATGGGCAACCCCAACAGCCTTGGCTGCATTAATACGTTGTTTGGCAAGATCAACGCCATCTTGCTCTCGTTTCATTTGAGCCTTCCATTCACGCTCATCTAAGGTTTTAATTCGTTCAGCAATCTGGTCAGAAAGCGTCAGTGCATCTTTGTAACAAGCAGCATTCGGGTCAATCTCTGCAAGGTACTTTCCTGCAATTTTAGCAGCTGCTTCATCTTGTCCTGCATTCCAAGCATTTTGCGCTTTGGTTAAGTTTAGTTGGCAAACTCTATCGATCTTCTTTTGAAAAATAGGAAGGACAGCCTCCATACACTTATCGTAACAATCCTTGCAAACATCAGGAACAGCCGTTAGTTTCAAAATAGCAGCATCAAATTCGTTATTGGCAGTCAATACTGCTGCTTCTTTTAGGATAAAATCGCACTTAGCGGTATAATATTGAACAATTTTAGTTTTTCCCTCTGTGATAAAATCTGCTATTGTTGGATTTTTTGTGCTAATTTGTTTCAATGCAGCCATATAAGCCTTTGTCTCATTCGTTCCTACCCCTTTAACAGTAAGGGTAGTGCTAGCCAATAGGGTTCCTTCTACTCCATCTCCAATATATAAAGCAACCTCTAGTGTCAACGCCGTCATAGGGGGAGCAGTGGCGGTCAAGTCTTGTGTTAAAACCGTTACAGTTGGCGTAATAATAAACTGAGGATTTAGCACACTTCCTCCTACTCCATTTTTGGTCACCAACTGACTTAATTTGTTCCCCAAAACCCTCTGAGCTGAAGCAGGGATGTCTCCCATTTGACGAGACAAGTAAGTATTCAGTACAATACGCCCTAAATCGTCTACTTTGCCTGCTTTGTCTTGAGCAAAGCCATTTCCTATCAGCAATAAAACCATTGCCAAAGTCATTATTTTTATTTTGTTTTTCATGTTTTTATGCTATTTACCGCCTAAATAAATGGTTGCCCTTCCCAATCCCTTCGTTACTACTTTGTTGGGGATATTATAGGGTTCTCCTTTTAAGAACTTGCTCAATTTTTTGACAAAACGCCTAGTATCCATGGCTCTCTGTTTGCCCTTTTTTTCATAAAACAAAGGCATTCTAACTTGCTCAAACAACAACATGGTTTCTGTAACATCTGTGGTGTTAAATTTACCATTAACCGTGTTATCAGCCATCCAAGAATCAATAATGTCCGCTAATTCTTCGTCATCTTCCCCATATTCTGTTTCCAAATCTTCGTCCCAATCATCCCAAACCTTAACTCGAACAATGACCTCTCTACCATTGGCAAACAAATCATCAAAAAAGTCTTGCAAAGAAGCTGTAAAATTATCCATATGATCTAAAATTGCCTCTTCCAATAAAACAGGCACTTCTGCTGAAAAAGAAGGCGTTCCCGTCCCCGCAGCCGTAGCAATTTGTTTATCCGTATAAGCATCTAATCCTTGCAAATTAAAAGTGAGTGTTTTTTTAGGCCCTGTTGTATTTACCGTCCAAGTCAATTGCATAATAATATCTGCTTTGGCTACCTTTTTAAGCTTATCAATAGGGCTTTCACTCGCTTCTGCCCCTGTTTTGGAAGTCAACATTGCCTCTTCGGCGCTATTCGCTTCCAATGTTTTGATCGCCGACTCCATATTTTTGAGCGGAAAGCCTCTTTCTGCCATCAAGCCATTTATTTTACTGATTGCCAATAACAGATCTGCATTTTCTTGAAATGCTTTTTTATAGTCAGGAACCTTCACAATAGTTCCCTGGTTATCAAAGGTTATCATATACCCCCGCTCATTGCACCAAGCATCACTTGGCACAACCATAATCGTTGGTTTTTTGGCTTGTCCCCAAAGTAGATTAACACTTAATAAGAGTATTGTTATTAATCCTATGTATTTCATTATTTTGATTTTTTGAGATTCTTTGAGCATCCATAGTGTTCCATCACACGACTAACGTGGTGGTTACTGCGTGTCTCTACGGGTTCCCAAAGAACGAATTTTGTCTTTATTTAATGGTTATTTCTATAGCTTAGAATCCTGCTGCTAAGCCCTTGATAATCCCCTCTGCTTCCAATTTCTTTCGAAGCAAGTCTTTTTGGACGGAAACAATTACCCCCACTTTGTATTCCCTTTTACTAATTTTGGTCACATCACCTGCGCTTATATGTCCCTCATTAGAAGCCGTAACAAATTTCATGTACTCGCCTCCGTCTTTAAAAAAACGTTTAAAAAACTCTGCTTTTTCGGTTTCCAGATTAGAATTTCTAACCAATGGTTTTTGGGCTGAACAGCCCTGCCCCATAAATCCTTTAAAAATAACTCCATGCACTGCATTTTTCTTAGCCTGCTCCAAAGCAACAACTGGTTTTCTGGAATAAGACCAAACCTTTACCAAGTAAGTTCCTTGCGCCCCTACCCCTGCACACATAATTTCATAACGCCATTGTATGGTTTCTTTTTCTGCTTTTCTTCTAGCCTGAGCTTCTGCTGAATAAGAAAAACTTCCTATAAGGAGCAACAACAACAGACTTTTAATAATTACTATTTTCATATTGTTTATTTGTTTGTATTATCTCCTCCTTAAGTAAAGGAGTGTATTAATTATATTGTATCTTCATATAGGTAGAGCTGCCCTTTTTGGGGGCGCTCTACCTAACCAACCAAACTATCTAAAAATCAGCCTAATACCCTAACATTAGGATTACTTAATCTGGCGAATCAAAATACCAGGATAATACTTTTTGCCTCCTTTGAAAGTAGTTGCTTTTAGATCTGTCTCAGCTCCACCTTCTCCAGCATTGTGTCTATTGTCCCAAACCTTGTCTTTTTCAACCGTAATTTTTCCCTTAGATTTGTAAACTGTCAAGCCCGTTTTCTTATCTATAGATTGCTCCAATACTTCAAATTGCTCACCACCAACTAAACCCTCTTTTTTGCCAATCAAAGCAGTAATAGTAGGTTGAGCAGTAGCCAATGGAGTCTTGGTTTTAAAGACATCGTATTTTTTCTGTAACTTGGCGTATACAGCATCAATATTTCGCACAGTTGCCAAGCTCACAATTTGCTCCTCCGTTCTTTTTTCTTTTAGAGAAAAAGTAACCAAACTTGTTGCCTTTTCTTCGCCAATAAATTCTAATTCAAACAAATCAGAATTATCAAAGGCTGCCTTTTTAGCAGGGTCAACAGTTGCGCTATTCATCCATAAATCATTATAAAAAGTAGCTTCAATTTCATCGTTCCATTTCAATTGGTACAAATAAGCCGTTGTCCATACCGAATAACCTTCTTTTCCTTTTTTGTAAGCTTCCTCTGCCGCTTTTTCCGCAGCGAGTCTAGCAGGAGGCAACGCAATTTTACCAGCAGCAATCAAAGCAGCTTCTTTAATCGCAGCAGCAACCACTTCATTGCTAACAAACTTCAATTTGGTTACCACAAGAAAAGTATTATTAATTAATTCGACACCAGCATCTTTCAAAGAGGTAACTCCTCTAGCCGAGCCTTTGGCAATGTTGGCCTCCATTTCTGAAGCATTGTACTGCCCTCTTTCTCCAATCAAATCCATATCAAAAGAGCCGTCTTCTTGACGATTAAACCATTTCGCAACCAATTTATTGGCGATTTTTTTATCTTTTAAATACTTATCAATAATAATAGGCATATCTGCTGCATTCTCATCGACAATACCAGCTGTAGCAGTAGAAACTGCCCCTTTAGCCAAAGCTCCCAATTTAGAGTCTTTTTTTAATCCTGCGGCTTCTCGGTCTGCCTCTGTAACCGTATAATCATTAGGATTAAACAACTTTTCACTAATGGTATGATTATTATACTTGTCGGGAAAAGGTGCTTCGTTATAGGCTTTTATTACGGTTTCTTTTCTGGGAAAATCATCTGTTCCAATCAACAAGGTATGCAAAGAGCTCCTGCGATATTTAACAGTTTTGACGGCTCCTTTTTTGGCTTTTTTTGCTTTTTTCTGGGCAACTAATGATGGGGAAAATGCAATCGATAAGGCCATCATCAAAAAAAATGTTTTCATCTGAATTTTTGTTTATTTGTTATGTATATGTTTTTAGTTTTGATAATCCTATTTACACCAAAAACAACGGGTCTAAAACACATTCTAATCCATAGGCATAGCATTGCCAGCCCACTTCAGAATAGCATCTGGCAGGTAACTGTACCAATAATAGAGTAGCTCTATACCACCACTTCTAAAACCATTATTGTTATTGGGGTAACCGTTTTATCTGTATGCAAGATACGACCATTCAAAGGGGAATTCAAGAATAAAATAAGTAGATGTACACATAGCCAAACTTCGAGTACAGTTGGGCAATTTTGAAGTATATTGGGCAAGCGTATATTGCACAACATTTCTTATTTCATCTATATTTTAGCGTAGATCAATGCTGTTAAGTAAGTAAATGGAAAAAATAAATCCTCCCCAATTAAAAAACTGGAGAGGATATAAGCAAATACGATTAGAAGTTGTTTATAATGACATTAACTTTAACAATTCACTTTTTCTATTGCGAGAGACATCTAAAACAACATCGTTAATAAGGGTAACTTGTCCCCCTCTCCCCTTTTCATAGTTTTTGAGTTGTGACAAATTAATTAGGTAAGACTCATGAATTCTAAAGAAGCCAAAAGGAGCGAGCTTTTCATTAAAATATTTTAGATTTCGTCCAACAACAATTTGTTGTCCATCCTCCAAAAAGAAAGTCGTATAATTTCGAGCGGCTTCACAGTAGAAAAGGTCAGAAACTTGAATGATCCGAAAGCCTTTGGTAGTGGGCAGGGCTATTTTGCTATTTTGATGTTGCAAGTTTGTAAAGTCATCTGGCAAAAAATAAATTCCTTCTGCCTGTGCTTTTTTGCTATTGACTCTCTGTTTGCAACGCTCTACCGCTATTTTTAGTTCGTCAGGATCAATTGGTTTTAGCAAATAATCTAGCGCCGAAAACTTAATCGCATTAATGGCATAATTGCTATAAGCAGTTGTGAATACAATATCAAAGTTAATGTTATCAAACTGTCGCAGCATACCAAAACCATCCATACGAGGCATTTCAATATCCAAGAAAACCAAATCCACTTGATTTTCTTTAATAATTTTAATTCCAGTTTTGGCAGAAGCAGCCTCGCCAACAATTTTTAATCCTTTTATGTATTCTTTTAGTAGTGCCTTTAATACAATTCTTGCCTGTGGCTCATCGTCTATAATTACTGCTTTAATCATATCGTTTTAGTTGTTAAAATTAATGATGGGTTTAGATGGTAGGAATTTCTACTTTTACTTTGGTGCCAAAAATTTTGCCTTGGGGGTCGAGTACATCCTGAATTCCAAAATTCAGGGGCATTTTATAACGCAGTTGGAATAACTCCAATCTATTTTGGGTTACTTTCATGCCCATTGACTCATGTTTGTTGCTTTTTTGTTGTTTGATTAACTCAGCCTGTTTTCGGCCAACCCCTGTGTCCTCTATTTCACAAACAATGCGTTCCCCTTTGCCCTTAATACGGATTATTATTTTTTTCTCCTCTCCCTCTTCTCGATTCATTACGCCATGCCAGATGGCATTCTCCACAAAAGGCTGCAACAACATACTTGGTACAATGGCTTTGTCATCTCCTTCCAAATCATTGACAATCTCAAAATCAAAGGCTGCTCCTGTTCTCAATTGCTCCAATTCTAGATACAAGCGCAAGGCTTCTATTTCTTCATTTAGCGCAATGCCTTCTTGATCAGATTGCATCAAAATTAGCCGCATTAGTTTGGTAAACTTCGTATGGTATTTATACGCCACCATGGGTTCTTCTGATAAGATTGTCCCTTGCAGCGAATTCAGAACATTAAAGAAAAAGTGAGGATTAATTTGCGCTTTTAGTGCCTTTTGCTCCAATCTCATAATCTTAAATTCTGTTTGGAGATTTTTTTGTCGATAAATTAAGGTTCCAATCCCAATTAACAATAAAATAAGCAAGATTAGCCCCAATATAATATAACGATTGCGTGTATTCAACTGAGCATTAAACGCAAGTTCTTGTTGCTGCAATTCGTTGTTTTTTTCTAATTCTAAATTTTCTCGTTTTAATTTTTCCGATTCGTATTTGATCTGTAAACTTACCATTTCCATTTGTTTTTCCTCAGAGAGATATTTTTCATGGATGGCATTGGCTAATACCTGATAGGCATAAGCCTCTTTATAGTTTTTTTGTTGGCTATAAAAATCGGCCATTGCTTTGTAGATGGCTTCAAGCTCTACATTACTTTGCAATTTTTTTGCCAAGGCCTCCGCTTTCTGAAAATAAGTCAATGCTTGAGCATTTTTATTCAGTCCTTCATAAGCATGCCCTTTGGTTATATAAATGGCAAATAAAACAGGTCCGCTATTTTCGTTAAGGTCTATAAAGGCTTCTGCTCTATCTAAAGAATCCAATCCTCTATTGTAGGCTCCCATTTGTTCTACCAACAAAGAAGCCACTTGAGAAAGTGTTGAAGCGATTCCATGTTGATCTTGTTTTTGATATAACCAATCTGTCGATTTATTATAATACAAAAGCGCACTATCTGTTTTGTTCATCTTCTGATATAGTGCACCTAAATTACCATACCAAGTTCCCAAATCTTCTCCTAGATAGGTCTTAGGATCTTTAAATATCTTTTTCCCAATTTCTATTCCAAGGTTAAATTGTTCGATCGCTGTTGGATAGTTCTCTAATTTTTGATTTACCATCGCTAAAGCAACATAAGATAGTCCAATATTTAAACTGTCTACACTTTTGATGTTCTTATTTAATGCCTCTACCAAATAAGGCATAGCCTCCTCATAATTGCCAATGGTAGACAGCAGTTTACCAATGAGATTAAGTACCTCTATTTCATGCCTTGTATCTTCTATATCTCTAGCACAAGCCAAAGCTTTTTGAGCAAATTTTAGTGCTGCAATATAATTATTTTGGTGGATCTTAGTAATGGCTGCATTTTCTTTTGTCTTGATTCCTAACGTTCCTTGACAGGGTAAGTCATAAATTTTATTATAATAAACTTCTGCGGAATCCAATTGCTGGGTTTGGACAAAAATCATGGCAATTTTGAAGTAATAATACCCAATGTATTCATAATTTTTTTGTGGCAACAGTAGGTTTAATATTTTGTAATATTGCTGTGTAGCTTCTTTTACCTTACCCTGATTCAAAAAGACATCTGCCAGAAAATCAAAACTTTTGGAAAGTGTTTGACTATCCTTCAACACTCTTGCCAATGTATCAAGCTGTTGGGCGCATTCTACTACTTTATTTAAATCCCCCTTTCTTAAAGCAACCTCAGCCATAAGATCCATGCTTCGTGCCATTCCTCTCTTATCTTGAACTTCCTTAGACAACACATATAATTGATTGGCATGGCTGCTTACCTTATCCAACTTTGGAATACCAAATAACGCTTCTTTTGCAATTAAAAAATGAAGTTCAGCGATACTGTCTTTAGGAGCGTTTTGAAGTTTTTCTTCTAACACTTCAAGCTTTGTTTGCCCAAACACAACAATGCTGCTAAAAAAAACGAGGACTATTGAATATATCAATCGGGAAATTTTCATAAAATGATTTAAAAACAATTAAGTAAAATAATTATAAGCCTAATAAATTTTCTACCTCTAAACATAGAAAATTTTGATGTAGCAAAGCCTAATTTTTGTTGCTTGATTACAGCCTTGCTTATTTCGTTAGATGGTAGGAATTTCTACTTTTACTTTGGTGCCAAAAATTTTGCCTTGGGGATCGAGTACATCCTGAATTCCAAAATTCAGGGGCATTTTATAACGCAGTTGAAATAACTCCAATCTATTTTGGGTTACTTTCATGCCCATTGATTTATGTTTGTTGGTTTTTTGTTGTTTGATTAACTCAGCCTGTTTTCGACCAACCCCTGTATCTTCTATTTCACAGACGATGCGTTCCCCTTTGCCTTTAATACGGATTATTATTTTTTTCTCCTCTCCCTCTTCTCGATTCATTACGCCATGCCAGATGGCATTTTCCACAAAAGGCTGCAACAACATACTCGGCACAATGACTTTACTGCCCTCTTCCAGATCATTGATGATTTCAAAATCAAAGGCTGCACCTGTTCTCAATTGCTCCAATTCTAGGTACAGGCGCAAGGCTTCTATTTCTTCACTTAGCGCAATGCCTTCTTGATCAGATTGCATCAAAATTAGCCGCATTAGTTTGGTAAACTTCGTATGGTATTTATACGCCACCATGGGTTCTTCTGATAAGATTGTGCCTTGCAGCGAATTCAGAACATTAAAGAAAAAGTGAGGATTAATTTGCGCTTTTAGTGCCTTTTGCTCCAATTTCATAATCTTAAATTGTGTTTGGAGATTCTTTTGTCGATAAATTAAGGTTCCAATCCCAATTAACAATAAAATCAGCAAGATTAGCCCCAATATAATATAACGATTGCGTGTATTCAACTGAGTATTAAACACAAGTTCTTGTTGCTGTAATTCGTTGTTTTTTTCTAATTCTAAATTTTTTCGTTTTAGTTTTTCCGATTCGTATTTGACGTCAAAACGCAAGATAACATCTTGCCTTTCCTTAGATTTTAGTTTATTGTCCCATTCTTCTACCAATAGTTGATATTGGTAAGCTTTTTTATAGTTCTCCTTATCGACATACAACTGTGCTAATTCTCGATAAAGATCCACTTTGTACTCTATTTCTTTGATCACTTTCTCTCCATTTAAAAGAGAACGCTCTGCATGGGTAAGTTGCCCCAATTTTCTATAGGCTCTTCCCTTCAATATTTGTATAGAAGAATAATAACGAAGGTATTTAGTGTCAGTAGAACCTATCTTTACAATAATTTTTTCTGCAACCAAAATAGAATCTAAAGCTGTCTGTGGATCTTCTCCTATTTCCATCATAATATCAGCCATAGAATAAATAGCACGAGCACGATTCATATCATTATACGTACGAAAATTTATTGCTTTTTGGATGTATATATAAGCACTATCATATTTTTCTACTTTCTTATATGCCATCGCTAAATTGGAATAGCTTGTCGCTAATGACCAATTAATTTTGATATTATATTGATGCGAAATTGCGCTTTCGCTAATAAAGATCGCTTTTTTATACCACTCTAATGCAATCTCATTCTCCCCCAATTCAAGATACATATTTCCTAACGTATTATAACTATCTAAAATAGAAACGGTATCTTTTAATTGCTGATTTATCATTAAAGCTTGCTCTGTATAATCAATTCCTAACTCATAATCATGCAGAAATACGGAATATCGAGCCAGTAAATTTAAAACCGAGCAACTCTCCTTGAAACGCTCAAGTGTTTTTGAACATGCTAAGGCATCATGTAGAATTTTGTAGGTTTCTTTATGTTCTTTTTTATAATTGATAAATGAATAAGCATTCATTTTAGCGGTAGCATCGGTAAAATACTGACAAGGGAGATTCAATATTCTATCTTTAAACAAATTCATGGAATCTGTTACATTCTTCCTTTTATAAAAAAAAGCAACATAATCATACAATCGAGCAACACTAAATCCTTCAAATTTTAAGCTGTCAACAACAGCCACTCCGTTCTCAAAAAACACTGCTGCGGAATCCATCAAATTCATTTTCTGATAGGTATACCCCAGATAAGTCCAACTTAGAATCAGTTCGTTAGTACCTTCTGTTTTTTCGCAAAAATTTTGGAATTTATGAGCATATGCTTTTGCTTTTGCCCAATCTCCCTTACTCCATGCAAGGGAAATTAGCTCATTATAAGTTGTTTTTACCACTGTATCTGAAGGATTACCAGTCAGTCTTCCTTCTAATTCAGTGTAATATTCTTGAGCAAAACAAACGGTACTAAAAAACAAAAACAGGGCTATAGAGAAGTACAATTTCATTCTGAATTGGGTTTTAATTTCAAAACAAGCGTATGCTATAAAACTCAACAATGACAATTTACATGCTTAATTTTTAACATATTCTTACCTAATAAACTGAAGTTGTTTAAAAATGGAATTTTGTTGATAATGAGTACTAATTTTTAGATAAACAAGGCAAAAATTTTCTTCATAGCAGCGCTATGGAGAAAATTTTTAACGCAGAGTAGCTAGAAATTAGCTTTCATTAGCGATGTAAGGCTATTCTTAAACAACTTCTTTATAAAAATAGAACGAATATATACAATCGAAAGCTGAAAGACAATCCTAAGGATTAAAAACTATAGGTTCTCAAAAAAAATGTGTATTAATTGTGTCCCCCAATTGTCAAAATGTAATACTTTCATTGCAAGTTGTATACAGTATAGACCATTTATTCGTTCTCTCTAAAACTGATTCTATGCAAAAATGGATACTTTTAATTAGCTTATGCTTTCCCTACTGGATTTTAGCACAATTACCAACTCCAAATTCATCGCAACCTAAGTGGGTACAGTTGATGTATGCCCCCAATGCTGATTTAGGAGCCGTACAACAAGCTTTTGAACATTACTACCAAAGCCATCCATTTATAAAAAACAAACACACTCAATATTACAAACGCTGGCAAAGGCAGTTCGCTCGCAGCCCCTATTGGCAAGGAATGACAAGCACTGAAAAACGCCACTATCAACAAAAACAAGCTGCCTATGTACAAAAAAGCCTAGCCCTACAACAGCAACGCAGCCCCACCTCTACTTGGCAAGGGATTGGTCCTTGGGACTTTGACCAAACAGCTGCTAGCACTTCTTATGCTTGCGGTGCTGCCCATGTTTATACGGTCGAGAAGTCAAATAGCAACCCCAACTTACTGTATGCAGGTACTGCTACTGCGGGGCTGTGGAAAAGTATAGACAATGGAAAAAACTGGACCTCGGCAACAAACAATTTAATGATAAACAGTGTCCGTGCTCTAGCAATAGATCCCAATAACTCCCAAGTTGTTTACTTTGCTTCTGATTTGGATGGAAAAATTTATAAAACAACCAATGGTGGTACGTCATGGAGCATCACAGGTGACTCGACCTTTAATGCCCTACACCATTATGTTCCTGACCTTGTTATTCACCCCAATTTTAGCAATGTATTACTGCTCGCATCTAGCGAAGGTTTATACCGCAGTACCAATAGTGGTCTTAGTTGGAATTTAGTATTGACTGGAATTTTCCAAGAAATAGAATACCATCCTTATATGCCCAACATTGTCTATGTCATTAAGCAAGTAGGCAATAAGACAGAATTTTATAAATCAACAGATCATGGGATCACGTTTGTTCACAAGCCCAATGGCTGGCCCGTTCCTGCCAATGTTCTAGAAGACCAACGCCGTACAGAAATTGCCGTTTCGCCCAATGATTCCAATAAAGTCTACGCCCTCTTAACGGGTGAAGTTGGTTTTGTTAGCGGTCTTTATGCCATTTTGGAAAGCAATGATGCAGGCGAAAATTGGTCGAGCCTCTGCTGTGGCGCAACCCTACCTAACTTTCCCAGTGTCAACAATCCCAATTTAATGCATTGGTTGGACGATGGCACAGGCAATGGAGGGCAATATTATTACGATTTGGCGTTAGCAGTTGCTCCCAATGATGCCGATTCTGTTTTGGTAGCGGGAGTCAACCTTTGGTTTTCTGGCGATGGAGCCAATAGTTTCTCCTGCCCCTCGCAATGGAACCATTCGTATAAGAACAATTATGTGCATGCCGATATTCATGACATTCGTTTTTATGGTACAGAAATATGGATCGCTTGCGATGGTGGCATTTTTTATTCTACCGATAATGGAGCTAGTTTTCAACGGCGTATGACAGGCATTCAAGGAACTGACTTTTGGGGA from Aureispira anguillae encodes:
- a CDS encoding DUF6175 family protein, coding for MKYIGLITILLLSVNLLWGQAKKPTIMVVPSDAWCNERGYMITFDNQGTIVKVPDYKKAFQENADLLLAISKINGLMAERGFPLKNMESAIKTLEANSAEEAMLTSKTGAEASESPIDKLKKVAKADIIMQLTWTVNTTGPKKTLTFNLQGLDAYTDKQIATAAGTGTPSFSAEVPVLLEEAILDHMDNFTASLQDFFDDLFANGREVIVRVKVWDDWDEDLETEYGEDDEELADIIDSWMADNTVNGKFNTTDVTETMLLFEQVRMPLFYEKKGKQRAMDTRRFVKKLSKFLKGEPYNIPNKVVTKGLGRATIYLGGK
- a CDS encoding tetratricopeptide repeat-containing sensor histidine kinase, translated to MKLYFSIALFLFFSTVCFAQEYYTELEGRLTGNPSDTVVKTTYNELISLAWSKGDWAKAKAYAHKFQNFCEKTEGTNELILSWTYLGYTYQKMNLMDSAAVFFENGVAVVDSLKFEGFSVARLYDYVAFFYKRKNVTDSMNLFKDRILNLPCQYFTDATAKMNAYSFINYKKEHKETYKILHDALACSKTLERFKESCSVLNLLARYSVFLHDYELGIDYTEQALMINQQLKDTVSILDSYNTLGNMYLELGENEIALEWYKKAIFISESAISHQYNIKINWSLATSYSNLAMAYKKVEKYDSAYIYIQKAINFRTYNDMNRARAIYSMADIMMEIGEDPQTALDSILVAEKIIVKIGSTDTKYLRYYSSIQILKGRAYRKLGQLTHAERSLLNGEKVIKEIEYKVDLYRELAQLYVDKENYKKAYQYQLLVEEWDNKLKSKERQDVILRFDVKYESEKLKRKNLELEKNNELQQQELVFNTQLNTRNRYIILGLILLILLLIGIGTLIYRQKNLQTQFKIMKLEQKALKAQINPHFFFNVLNSLQGTILSEEPMVAYKYHTKFTKLMRLILMQSDQEGIALSEEIEALRLYLELEQLRTGAAFDFEIINDLEEGSKVIVPSMLLQPFVENAIWHGVMNREEGEEKKIIIRIKGKGERIVCEIEDTGVGRKQAELIKQQKTNKHKSMGMKVTQNRLELFQLRYKMPLNFGIQDVLDPQGKIFGTKVKVEIPTI
- a CDS encoding LytR/AlgR family response regulator transcription factor; this translates as MIKAVIIDDEPQARIVLKALLKEYIKGLKIVGEAASAKTGIKIIKENQVDLVFLDIEMPRMDGFGMLRQFDNINFDIVFTTAYSNYAINAIKFSALDYLLKPIDPDELKIAVERCKQRVNSKKAQAEGIYFLPDDFTNLQHQNSKIALPTTKGFRIIQVSDLFYCEAARNYTTFFLEDGQQIVVGRNLKYFNEKLAPFGFFRIHESYLINLSQLKNYEKGRGGQVTLINDVVLDVSRNRKSELLKLMSL
- a CDS encoding tetratricopeptide repeat protein; the protein is MLEEKLQNAPKDSIAELHFLIAKEALFGIPKLDKVSSHANQLYVLSKEVQDKRGMARSMDLMAEVALRKGDLNKVVECAQQLDTLARVLKDSQTLSKSFDFLADVFLNQGKVKEATQQYYKILNLLLPQKNYEYIGYYYFKIAMIFVQTQQLDSAEVYYNKIYDLPCQGTLGIKTKENAAITKIHQNNYIAALKFAQKALACARDIEDTRHEIEVLNLIGKLLSTIGNYEEAMPYLVEALNKNIKSVDSLNIGLSYVALAMVNQKLENYPTAIEQFNLGIEIGKKIFKDPKTYLGEDLGTWYGNLGALYQKMNKTDSALLYYNKSTDWLYQKQDQHGIASTLSQVASLLVEQMGAYNRGLDSLDRAEAFIDLNENSGPVLFAIYITKGHAYEGLNKNAQALTYFQKAEALAKKLQSNVELEAIYKAMADFYSQQKNYKEAYAYQVLANAIHEKYLSEEKQMEMVSLQIKYESEKLKRENLELEKNNELQQQELAFNAQLNTRNRYIILGLILLILLLIGIGTLIYRQKNLQTEFKIMRLEQKALKAQINPHFFFNVLNSLQGTILSEEPMVAYKYHTKFTKLMRLILMQSDQEGIALNEEIEALRLYLELEQLRTGAAFDFEIVNDLEGDDKAIVPSMLLQPFVENAIWHGVMNREEGEEKKIIIRIKGKGERIVCEIEDTGVGRKQAELIKQQKSNKHESMGMKVTQNRLELFQLRYKMPLNFGIQDVLDPQGKIFGTKVKVEIPTI